Genomic DNA from Paenibacillus donghaensis:
CGGAGACTTATGAAAAAACTTGCACTGGGCTTGCTGCAGGTGGCGGGACTGATGGTGTTCTCCCTGTTGATCAATGCCTTGACTTCATTCTTGCATATTCCCATTCCCGGAAGCATCATCGGCATGGCCTTATTGTTTCTGCTGCTTGAATCCGGCATTCTCTCTCTGAACTGGGTGGAGATCGGGGCAACCTGGCTGCTGGCCGAGCTGCTGCTGTTCTTTATCCCTTCTGCCATAGGCGTAATGAACTATTCCAGTCTGATGGAAACCTCAGGGCTGCAGGTGCTGGCCGTCGTGCTGATCGGCACCTTCGCTGTCATGGCCTGCTCGGGACTGCTGACAGGCGCTATTTATAAAGTGAAGGAGCGTCGGAGCTAATGCTAATCGGATCGCTGTTCTTCGCGCTTACCATTGCCGTCTATCTGGTGTCCAAGCGGATCTATACTGTCCGCGCCAAAGTGTATGCTTCCCCGCTGATCATTACGCCCTTGCTGATTATCAGCTTCCTGCTCATGACAGGGGTCTCATACGAATCCTACAATGCGGGAGGCAAATGGCTGACGGATCTGCTGCAGCCGGCAACCATAGCCTTTGCAATTCCCTTGCATAAAAACTTCAAGGTGCTCAAAAAACACGCCGCCGAGATTGCGGCAGGCGTGTTGTCCGGTACGGTGATTGCGGTGATCTCCTCCATGCTGCTGGCCAAATGGCTGCACTTAAGCGCCGATCTGGCCGCCAGCCTGGTGCCGCGGTCGGTTACTACGCCGATTGCCATGAGCATCTCGCAAAGTATCGGCGGCATTCCCAGCATTACAGCGGTCTTCGTGATTATGACCGGCGTGCTGGGTACGCTGATGGGCCCTACAGTGCTTCGGCTCTTCCGCATTGACAATGAAATTGCGCGCGGTGTATCGCTGGGAACCGCTGCGCACGGAACCGGAACGTCCAAGGCTTTCGAGCTGAGCTCATTGACCGGAACCATCTCCAGTATCGCGATGATCCTGACGGCGCTGCTCACCATTGGCGTTGCTCCGGCTATGCTCGCGGTTTTCCTCCACTAGGCCGCCCCGGCTTGGGCCAAGGCATGGCGCTTCCTGATCTACAGAAGCGCCATGTCTTTTTGCTATCACAAATGAAGCTTCACCGGTAATCCGTTCTGGGCGGAATCATAAGCTGCACAGGTCACCTTAAGCGTCTTGTACCCGTCCTCATAATCGCTGAGAATACGCGAACGGTCGCCCGTCCGTACCGCATGCAGGAAAGCCTCGCTCTCTTCTAGATAAGGATTGCCCGTGTTGTTGTATTCGGTGCTGTCCCCGCTTCGCACCTCGAGCAGACGCTCCGGGTTCCAGTCCAGCAGGCCGCGGTCGTTATAGAAGCTGAGATTAATCCGTCCTATCTCTCCCGGCAATACGCAGGTGTTGGAGATATTGGCCACAATTCCGCTCTCCAGCTTCAGGGAGACTGTGCCCACATCGGAAACCGTGACATCCTCATGCTGCTCATGCATAATCCGGTTGCCGAACATCCCGTACACCTCCACCACTTCGCCGGCCAAATAACGCAGCAGATCAACAATATGTGTCGTCTGCTCTGTGAATTGCCCGCCGGATTGCTCCTGATTGCGCCACCAGGCCACACCCGGCATGCCGCCCATCCACTGGCCGACAATCATCCCTACCTTGTCTCCGCTCAGTGTCTCCTTCAACCGCCGGATATTCTCCTGGTAGCGGAAATGATAGCCCACCGAAGTCAGCAGATTACGCTCCTTGATATCCTGCAGCAGACTTGCCGGAATAGCCGTACTTGCGGCCAATGGCTTCTCTATGAAAAAAGGAATACCCCGCTTAATCAGCGAACGCTCAATCGCTCCATGAGACTGCGGCGGGACGCAGATGTACACCGCATCGAGCTTATGGGCGTCCAGCATCTCGGTCACATCGCCGTATCCGGCCGCACCGTATGCCTGCGCCATCTCTTCGCCTTTGGCCCGGCTGCTGCCGCAGACCGCCACCAAGGCAACATCCTCCATTCCTGCCAGCAAGTCCGCATGGACCTTAGAGAACCAGCCTGTTCCTATTATCGCGAGCTGAAGTGTCATAAATATACCTCCTGATGATGTCAGTTGAATGCCTTTTCATAGATTATACGCGTTTATGGGTTTAGAAGGTAGTTCTCCACTCCTCGGGCAGCAGGGAGTAATAGGGCTGCTGCAGGAATCGGTCATCGGCCAGCACGATAATTCCTGTGTCCTGCTCGCTGCGGATCAGGCGCCCTCCGGCCTGCAGCACCTTGCTCATGCCCGGGTAGACGTAGGCGTAATCGAAGCCGTTCTTGCCTTCATCACTGAAGTACCGGCGCAGCAGATTGCGTTCGAATCCCAGTTGCGGCAGCCCGACGCCGACGACCATCACGCCATTCAGCCGGTCCCCCGGCAGATCCACCCCTTCAGAGAAGATGCCGCCCATTACGGCAAACCCAAGCAGCGTATCCGGGTTGTCCGGCCGGAAGGCGGCCAGGAAGGCTTCCCGCTCCTGCTCGCTCAT
This window encodes:
- a CDS encoding Gfo/Idh/MocA family protein → MTLQLAIIGTGWFSKVHADLLAGMEDVALVAVCGSSRAKGEEMAQAYGAAGYGDVTEMLDAHKLDAVYICVPPQSHGAIERSLIKRGIPFFIEKPLAASTAIPASLLQDIKERNLLTSVGYHFRYQENIRRLKETLSGDKVGMIVGQWMGGMPGVAWWRNQEQSGGQFTEQTTHIVDLLRYLAGEVVEVYGMFGNRIMHEQHEDVTVSDVGTVSLKLESGIVANISNTCVLPGEIGRINLSFYNDRGLLDWNPERLLEVRSGDSTEYNNTGNPYLEESEAFLHAVRTGDRSRILSDYEDGYKTLKVTCAAYDSAQNGLPVKLHL
- a CDS encoding CidB/LrgB family autolysis modulator, with protein sequence MLIGSLFFALTIAVYLVSKRIYTVRAKVYASPLIITPLLIISFLLMTGVSYESYNAGGKWLTDLLQPATIAFAIPLHKNFKVLKKHAAEIAAGVLSGTVIAVISSMLLAKWLHLSADLAASLVPRSVTTPIAMSISQSIGGIPSITAVFVIMTGVLGTLMGPTVLRLFRIDNEIARGVSLGTAAHGTGTSKAFELSSLTGTISSIAMILTALLTIGVAPAMLAVFLH
- a CDS encoding CidA/LrgA family protein, whose amino-acid sequence is MKKLALGLLQVAGLMVFSLLINALTSFLHIPIPGSIIGMALLFLLLESGILSLNWVEIGATWLLAELLLFFIPSAIGVMNYSSLMETSGLQVLAVVLIGTFAVMACSGLLTGAIYKVKERRS